Genomic segment of Molothrus aeneus isolate 106 chromosome 3, BPBGC_Maene_1.0, whole genome shotgun sequence:
TTCACTTTAAGagagacattgaggggctggagtatatccagggaaggggctggagcatatccagggaaggggctggagcaccaggagcagctgagggagctgaaaAGGGGCtcagctggagaaaaggaggctcaggggggaccttcaggctctgcacaactccctgacaggaggggacagtcaGGTGAGGGTCAGTATCTTCCTCCAGGCAACCAGAGAGAGGGctggaaatggcctcaagttgtgcaaggggaggtttgggttgaattaggaagaatttcttcacagaaagggtgattagaCATTGAAACAGGCTGTCCAGGAAGGTGGTAGAGTCCACATCCCTGGAGGTGTACAAGGAATGACTGGaaatggcactcagtgctctgtgcAGGGTGACAGGGTGGGGGTCAGTCAGAGGTTGGTCTCAATGGTCTTCCAACCTAAAAAATCCTGTGATTACAGTGAATATGTGCTATTAAAACCCAGGTCTTGTGAGTGTCTGCAACCTCACTTATTCTAAATTGTCTCAGTCTGCTGAACAGACTCCAGATTTGCTCCTTTCTTGGCTTTAGTGAGAAACAAAACCTTTTATGCTTTTTTCTGGGCTTTGTGCCTTGTAAACAGCTCCTCTTTGGATTGCAGAGCCTGTGCTCAATATCATCCATTACTCTCTTGCTTTCTGTTGGGATGAGATAAGCCACCTGCCTCTGGAATTTAGCAGCCAGATGAAGTTCTATTAGGAATGGTCTTACTGCATCCACTCCTCTGCTCCCCCAAAATATTGATgccaggtgccagagcagacAATTTCAGACAAACACAAATGCCCCTTGCTCTGAATAAAATCTCCCTGTGTCTCTCCTCTCTCTTCAGAAGGTGAACCTTGGGGAACTCTTGAGCATCTCACTGTGATGAGTTTGACTTCTGTGGCACCAAAAGATGATTCTGATCCATGTTtgactgctttttttccctccacccCAGGTGCTGCGCTTCTATGCCATATGGGATGACACCAACTGTGCCTTTGGTGATCACCATCCCTGCATCATCCATTACTTCTTGGCAGATGACACAGTGGAGGTTCGGGAAGTGCACAAGAGAAATGATGGGAGGGACCCGTTCCCGGTACTGATGCGACGCCAGCGCTTGCCCAAAATCTTTGTGGACAAGAACCGTAAGTTTACATTGACACACCCATCTGTGCTAAGGTGTCATTATTTCTTGGTCAAAAAAAAGTTCTTCAAATGGTTACTAAATTCTTTATCTTTTGGGAAACAGTGGCAGGACAGTAgtgccagcatctccctgtAGCTATTTATACACCTTGCTTTTATATCCATTTTCACAAGGAAATGTTAACATCTCcctgattaatttatttttccttctgctcccttGTCCTTAGAGAACTTCCCAAGCTGTGTGCTGGAGATCACTGACCATGAGGTACAAGAGTGGTACTCACCCAAAGATTTTGCTATTGGCAAAACTGTCACCCTCCTCGGACGCACCTTCTTCATCTATGATTGTGACAAGTTCACCCAGGACTTCTATCGTGAAAAATATGGCATCACAGACTTCCAGCCAGTGGATGTAAATGAGAAACCACTTGAAAAGGTTCCACAGGTACTGCAATTTCTCaaaagaagggaggaaaggaaacagtTGATGTTAGATCTTATAGTAAAGTAGAGATTCAGCTTAGTAAGAACCTGTAGAAAACAAGTTcagcttaaagaaaaaaatctaattgaAAAAGACAAGGCAAGAATGGTCATAATGGATATAAAAATGAAAGTCTGGCTGCACTCATACTACTGAACTCTCCCTCACTCTTCAAAACAGTGTTGCCAAGTCCAGACTACCTACTGAGGATGGTCACAGCCCTTGTTACCTCCTAAACTGAGCCCAGAAATTGTTTGGAGTTGTGGCTTAGACCACAGGCATGATGGGGATTAGGTTACCAGTGTAACCATTCGATGGCTGAGTTCCTGTGCATGGGAATGTTtagttggaactggatgattttaaggtccttttcaacccaaaccattctatggttcttTAATATAGCCATAACCTCTTAAATCAGAGAAATTACCTGGCTTTCTGAGTTTCAGATTTGCTTAATTCTcttatattttcataaaatacaaCACATGGCCGGGCTGGTATCAACCATCTCTACTGGGCAGGATGTCACAGCTCTTCCTACCTGGTGGCAGAATATTTCCTTCCAAATCTGATGGGCTTTGCTAAGTCTTGTAAACTTTGTCTTGTTCTTAGTTGCAGCTGTTTATGATTGATTATCTCCTCTGCATGCAGGTAATTCCTCCCTACAATGGTTTTGGCATCCCTGAAGACTCTCTCCAGAACTGCCTTAGTCTGTTTCCAAAGCCTCCACGGAAAGATATCATAAAGATGCTGGAGAATAATCTCAAGGTCCTGCGGTACCAGGTGGCCCTGGTAAGTGTTTTCCTTGGTGGAATAGTGCCAGGAGGATGGGAGGAGCAGCCTGCCCAGACAAGGCTGTTGGCAAACTCTCCTTTGTGCCAGTGGGAAAAGAGAGCTCCCCAAGCCAACAGGACTGTCCCTGGGGGGGATGCTATGGGGTTGTTGTGTGCTTGCTGTGACAATTGACAGCtcaaaaaactagaaaaaaaaaataaggccaGAAAGTACAAACCAGACCTGCTACAAACCCACAGCCATTTATGGAAAAACTccctctgccactgctgcatGCCAGATGGCCCTGGCTGAAGCAGCCTGCACTGGGCActgtgcctctgcctgcctgccactgctgccaccagccagTCCTTGATGTCTCTGCTGGCTAGTCCTGAATGCAGCAGCCAGCAAGGAGCTGTCCTAGCAGAGCAGCCAATGCTGTGCAGAAGCTGGAAAATCCATGAGAATTGTGTTTTCCACCCTTTCCAGCACCCAGGCCCTGGCCTTTGTGCCAGCTTTGCAGCTGGTTTATGCAAGGAGCCTCTGGCACATCCAGCAGCAGCGATGGCATTTCCTGTGCTGCCTTGTGCCTGCCCTCTCCAAACACTCTGGTTTCTTTTCCCCATTGTGCAGGAGTTCCCTAAAGTCACAGCTGAGGAGTTAAGATCCACTTAGCTTTAAGCTAAGCAAGTAAATCCACTGGTGTGTCAGGGGAGTGACTTCCTGTGACTAAGGGCTGAAACAGCACCAGCCTCTCTCAGGCACTCAGCATaatgaaaaaatgtaatttaaaactgaattttacaGCCTCTCTGGGATGAATCATTCCATATAGGATAGAGAAAGGATTTCTCTCAGATTACTCAGGCTGTGGAAACACTGAATATATTTGGTAACTTCAACCCAGATTCTGCTTCAGTGGCTTGAGTAAAGCAAGTAACCTTTGAAATTCAGATCCTGAGTGCTCTCTGGTGCTTTGTTATGCTACGTCAGCACATCAAGTGCTTTGTTTAGTCAGCTGTAAAAAAAGCTCTGGGTGCTTATGAGTGGGTTACTAGGTACTCCTAAGCACCCCAGGCAAGGAAAACCTGGTTCAAATGTTCAAATGTTCAAACCTGTTCAAATTCTGTTCCAAACCTGCTGCCTTTCCTGTAGGAATCACCAGTGCCTGAGGACAAAAATCGTCGTTTCATCCTCTCTTATTTCCTCGCTGATGACACAATCAGCATCTATGAACCCCCAGTCAGAAACTCTGGCATCACTGGAGGCAAATACTTAAGAAGGACCAAAGTTACCAAACCAGGATCTACTCCAGAGAATCCCATATACTATGAGCCCTCTGACTTCACCATTGGTTCTACAATTGAAGGTAAGATCCAGCCTGGATTTATAATACTCTGCTCTGATATGTCATTTATTGCATATCTCTTCCTTCATTTGGAAGATCTGCTGCTTCTGGGTTTCCTCACATTTGTATTTCCAGATTAGCAGCTGGTGTACATTAATATAACTTTGTTACTGTCAATGTTTAAACCTTTCAATCAGTGAAATTATTCTTGCTTTAAGAACTGAAACAAGTAGCAGAGCTGGCTCAAAGCTGAGCCCAGCCACAGAAGAGGaatcctgctccctcctggatGATGAAATTACTTAATTAGCTAACACTACTTCTTTAATGTTCCTCCCCTAGTGTTTGGCCACAGGTTTATTATCACTGATGCTGATGAATATGTGCTTAATTATTTGGAGAGAAATGCAAAGAgtttccctgcagccacagtgCAATCCATAAGGGATCATTTCCTCCCACGGAAGGTGGTGGTGGAGACTACTAGCAGGTAGGCTACAAAGAATGGGGTGGTGGGGCTAAATAAGACTAAGGTGGACAGCTAAGAGCATTTTCAGCAGCCTCCCTgggctccagcctcctgctctgctggtggTTCTGATGCTCCAAGGGGCTCTTTGGGCACATTCAGAGGGTGTGAGGTGTGTACAGTAAAATGttgtggctgctgccagccccaaaacctcctggaacagctctgcctcagcagcaCGGAcagagaagtggtcacagcaccaaggctgaGTTCAAGAGGTGTTTGGACTTCCAGccaaaatcacagaaccacaaaatggcttgggttggaaggaccttaaagatcagctCAGTCCAagccctgccacgggcagggacatcttccactaccccaggttgctccaagcaaCACTTCAACACTTTCATTTTGTGGAGGGACATCGTTTTCAGATGGTGGACACATATTT
This window contains:
- the EFHC1 gene encoding EF-hand domain-containing protein 1 isoform X2, whose translation is MSSGPGPGTRPAAGTGPPIVPEPGMPFLPGCAIKDPTVLKFDAYFMEEVAISAEEHYRIRQVGIYYYLEDDSMCIIEPKVKNSGLLQGKLMRRHRVPKNVHGDYYHWKDLNLGMDLTIYGRTYRLVNCDSFTKVFLESQGIVVNPPEELVSDPYTEQHRTPVQKRIVPAGPDPFRQFLAYDTKVLRFYAIWDDTNCAFGDHHPCIIHYFLADDTVEVREVHKRNDGRDPFPVLMRRQRLPKIFVDKNQNFPSCVLEITDHEVQEWYSPKDFAIGKTVTLLGRTFFIYDCDKFTQDFYREKYGITDFQPVDVNEKPLEKVPQVIPPYNGFGIPEDSLQNCLSLFPKPPRKDIIKMLENNLKVLRYQVALESPVPEDKNRRFILSYFLADDTISIYEPPVRNSGITGGKYLRRTKVTKPGSTPENPIYYEPSDFTIGSTIEVFGHRFIITDADEYVLNYLERNAKSFPAATVQSIRDHFLPRKVVVETTSSGFPKKDLDDLIVEVQKELKLQEPFDTRQFHEAFHHCDTEGSGFLDKTKFLTLCDRFNVPTSTILLKKLIDYCSCDEDKVNYRDFLRAFPSDLFPEVEGQCQQLNSQLT